TGATAGCTCCAGAACTAAAACTAGACTCTTTTGAGTGTGCCCCTCACTTCCAGGTTGGAAGTCTCTTTGGATGAAAGTCTTAACTCCCTTTTTGGGGATGGCTGAACTAGGTCAGATTCATTTACCACCAAATAAATATCCCATCCCCCCACCTCAGCCCTGAAACTGTAGGAGCTGATCTGTTGTGCAACTATTTTACAGGGAACTAGGTTCACCCTGACCAACCTTGAGCTATTTTAGGGATGCCCTGCCCAGCTTAGTGTGTGTCAGTGGGTGAGCAAGACATGTGCCTCTGTAGACACGTAGAATGGCCTGTGTCGGCTCACACGTGTCCTGGgatcctcccttctcccacccaaTCCATGGCAGGCTGAGCTAGGTATTTGGCAAAGGTGTGGCAGGCAGGTCACCTTTTTCTCCTGCTAATGCAATGGGAGCACGGCTACCTGGTTGGCAATATAACTAGAGGGCCAAAGTCCCTGAGTAGCCAGAGAGCCAAGGTCGTTGTCATCAGGCTGAGTGatctggaagggggaattccaaAGCCTTCGGCTGGACAGTTTGTCCTTCACTTCCACCTCCGGCAACTTGCACTAAGTCCTTCCTGGATTCAGAGATAGAGTCCTCTCTGACTCTCGATCTTGGAGGCCAGGGGAACAGGTTCAGTACCTTCCGAGAATATGTCTTCCAGTTTTGAGGGGTTGCAACTGTCTTACCCTTGTAAGACCTCCActctcctctcctcactggtGGCCAGCTGCTCCTCCATGGTCTCATCCCTGGAATGGTCTTGGTGTTAAAATCggcagctgttttttttttttgaagcctgGGCATTATGAATGGTTTTCAGCTGCTCATCCCATCCCCAGGTCAGCTGCTGACAATTAAATCATTATCTGCATTTGATATTCTAAAGGAAGGCATCCAGGGCCGgggatgggggagtggagggcaggcaggggctgTACACATGTGAGATACTCAGAACATCACAGAGGTCATGCCTCTCGGGAGGTACCTCACACCCAAGGCAGCACCGAATGTACCTGACAAGAGTTGCAGGGGTTGGTTGGCCATGTCTGGTATGTGCTGGGACATTGCTTATTGTGGCTCTTCCAGGGACTCCAAGATTAGGGGTTCCACGTGGTTAACTTCTGAATGTCCAACAGTGTtttggggaggcaggtgggggatGAGCAGAGTGGTGCCCTAGGACCATATATGGCGCTTGACAcccctttcttttttattctcctgCCAGGTGGCGTCATCACCTACATTGGCTCCAGTGGCTCCTCCCCAAGCCGCACCAGCCCTGAGTCCCTCTACAGTGATAGCTCGAATGGCAGCTTCCAGTCCCTGAACCAAGGCTGCCCCACCTACTTCCCACCATCACCCACTGGCTCCCTCACCCAGGACCCAGCTCGCTCCTTTGGGAGCATTCCGTCCAGCTTGGGTGACGATGGTTCCCcttcttcttcatcttcctcctcctcatcctcctcttcctccttctatAATGGGAGCCCCCCAGGGGGTCTACAAGTGGCCCTGGAAGACAGCAACCGAGTGTCCCCCAGCAAAAGCACCGGCAACATCACCAGTGAGTAAATTTCCAGCCAATTTTGGGGAAGGGAAGGTGTCCAGGCCTAGGTGGGGAGTTGATGTTCACGTGACACAGTTACTCCCAGGGCCCGGCCTCAGGGATCTCTCCTAGAGTTTCACCAGCTGCTGTCAGCCCAATCTGGTCATTCAAGTGCCCCCTAGATTCAGCTTTACCCCATCCCAATCTCCAGCCCAGAAAACCTCCACCTCTCTGGCCACTCAGATACCCCTCCTGTTCACCTGCTGCCCCGTCTCTTCCCACAGAGCTGAATGGCATGGTGCTACTGTGTAAAGTGTGTGGGGACGTCGCTTCGGGTTTCCACTACGGCGTGCATGCCTGTGAGGGCTGCAAGGTGAGGCGGGGTGGGGTCAGGGCAGGGACCACAGGACACATAGGCCTGGCCTGGACGGAGATGCTCACTAGCTGCCCCTGCCCGACAGGGCTTTTTCCGTCGGAGCATCCAGCAGAACATCCAATACAAAAGGTGTCTGAAAAACGAGAACTGCTCCATCGTCCGCATCAATCGCAACCGCTGCCAGCAGTGTCGCTTCAAGAAGTGTCTCTCCGTGGGCATGTCTCGAGATGGTGAGGCAGTGCTGTTGCCCCATGAGCATCCCCGCGCCCACCCCTTCTGCCACTTAAAGTTTCTGAATTAATCCCTCCCTTAAAAAGTCCCAATACCGTGCGTCTCATTTACATAGGGAATGCCCGGATTTCATCCTTTTGGGTAAACACATGCTTCTTTCCCATTAGTCCCTCCGGTCACCAATCCCTACTTGGAAAACCCCCTCGATGAGTGTGGCCTTGTGGGTTTTGGTTTTGACGTGGAAGCCCCAGCGCGAAGGGTCTTGCCCtttcaggaggaaggaaggaagcatgtGAGCGTGTAAGAGAACTTTCTGACACTGCTCTTATCCCTCCACAGCTGTGCGTTTTGGGCGCATCCCCAAACGAGAGAAGCAGCGGATGCTGGCGGAGATGCAGAGTGCCATGAACCTGGCCAACAACCAGCTGAGCAGCCAGTGCCCGCTGGAGACCTCGCCCACCCCGCACCCCACCCCGGGCCCCCTGGGCCCCTCACCACCTCCggctccagccccttcccctctggtggGCTTCCCCCAGTTCCCACAACAGCTGACACCCCCCCGATCCCCAAGTCCGGAGCCCACAGTGGAGGATGTGATATCCCAGGTAGCCCGGGCCCACCGAGAGATCTTCACCTACGCCCACGACAAGCTGGGCAGCTCACCTGGCAACTTCAATGCCAACCATGCCTCAGGCAGCCCTCTAGCCACCACCCCACATCACTGGGAAAGTCAgggctgcccacctgcccccaaTGACAACATCATGGCTGCCCAGCGTCATAACGAGGCCCTCAATGGATTACGCCAGGCTCCCTCCGCCTACCCTCCAGCCTGgccccctggccctgcccaccacagCTGCCACCAGCCCAACAGCAACGGGCACCGGCTATGCCCCACCCATGTGTACCCAGCCCCAGAAGGCGAAGCCCCTGCCAACAGTCTGCGACAGGGCAACTCCAAGAATGTTCTGCTGGTGAGGGCACTGGGGGTGAGGTGGGCAGGGGGCCTGGGAGACTGCATTTAGCACAGGGCCACTGGGTGTGCCTGGAGGCTAAGTGCAGGGAGGATGCTCAGCTCTGGAGGCAGGGCTCTGCCTGGGAATCCCTGATCTCCACCTGGTACCTGATTGCTACTCTACCTGACAGACCCATCCTCCAGGGCCCCAACTCTAACCCAGGCAGAATCTGGGGCCCAGAGGTGCTGGGGGAGCCCATCTGAGCCAGTCTGGCTGATACTCCCCTCCCCaaattccttccttctccaggcATGTCCCATGAATATGTACCCGCACGGACGCAGCGGGCGGACTGTGCAAGAGATCTGGGAGGATTTCTCCATGAGCTTCACGCCCGCTGTGCGGGAGGTTGTAGAGTTTGCCAAGCACATCCCTGGCTTCCGTGATCTTTCTCAGCACGACCAGGTCACCCTGCTTAAGGCTGGCACCTTTGAGGTGAGTGACCCTTTGCACTCCCTGCTCTTGACTTTGGGAAGGATCCAACAGAAAGGCTGGGTGTCTGGGATGAGCAGAGGCCCTGAAACCCCACGATTTTTGTCCTTACTCGACTGATGAAGGAGGGGGCAGGCTCCCTCCCAGTCCTGCCTGTGGACGGCTGAGGCTTCTGCCATCTCAGCTGGGGTCTAATCACATCCTATTACCTTAAAATAACTTTAGGGTACAGCACTACCCCCGTTCTAGGCATGAGCAAATTAATTCGGGTGAAGtgccttgcccagggtcacaaggaGTGATAAGGCTGAGACTCAGATTCAGGCCTGCTGGATTCCAAAGCCAATGAGATGTTCCCCATTCTTCCAcctgggccccccacccccacccattgCTCACTCAGAAACTAGCCCCACTCTTGACTGAGAAATCTAAAGCAGCATCAGTCACCCCTTCGGAAAACTTTAGGGGCAATCTGGCAAGTGCTCCTTCCACCCCACCCAGGATGACTGTCCCTGCTTTAGGTGCTGATGGTGCGCTTCGCGTCGCTGTTCAACGTGAAGGACCAGACAGTGATGTTTCTGAGCCGCACCACCTACAGCCTGCAGGAGCTTGGCGCCATGGGCATGGGCGACCTGCTCAACGCCATGTTCGACTTCAGTGAGAAGCTCAACTCCCTGGCGCTTACCGAGGAGGAGCTGGGCCTCTTCACCGCGGTGGTGCTCGTCTCTGCAGGTACGTCAGGCTCTCGCCTGAGCCTGACCCGGGGAGGAGGCGGACGCAGTTCGATTCAACACACCTTTTATGGAGTACCTACTCTATGCCAGGCCCCGCactgggcactggggatacagacATGATTCAGACACAGTCTAGCTTGGGAGACAAGACTCATGCCCGACTAATTATAAAACAGTGAGATAAGTGTCACAGTAGAAGCATGAACCAAGGGCTTTGGAAGCACACACAACTATTTctgcctggggagctggggaaggaggtgACACTTGAGTGGGGCCTCAAAGGACAAGTAAAGATATTGCCAGGCAGAGAGAGGGGGAAGGgcatcccaggcagagggcacTACAGAGCAAAAAGCAAGCAAGCCTGGGCGTGCTCGGCCTGTTCAGGGAAGGAGGGTGgcctggtggggtgggaggtgaccAGCCCTGCTGAGCCCACGCTCCCAGCTCTCAGGCACCTCCTGCTCTGGGGTcagaggcctgggagggagaaggagtCGTGTCCCTCCTCCGCCTCCTTCCCCGTCGGCCCCCGGAGGGGCTTCAGGGAGAGGCTGCATGGCCCGCCGCGTCCTCGCAGACCTCGGGGTCCTCGTCAGAGGAGCTCAGGGAGCCTGCCTCACTGCTGTCGTCTTCCCCACAGACCGCTCGGGCATGGAGAATTCCGCTTCGGTGGAGCAGCTCCAGGAGACGCTGCTGCGGGCTCTTCGGGCTCTGGTGCTGAAGAACCGGCCCTTGGAGACTTCCCGCTTCACCAAGCTGCTGCTCAAGCTGCCGGACCTGCGGACCCTGAACAACATGCATTCCGAGAAGCTGCTGTCCTTCCGGGTGGACGCCCAGTGACCCGCCCGGCCGGCCTTCCGCCGCTGCCCCCTTGTACAGAATCGAACTCTGCACTTCTCTCTCCTTTACGAGACgaaaaggaaaagcaaaccaGAATCTTATTtatattgttataaaatattcCAAGATGAGCCTCTGGCCCCCCGAGCCTTCTTGTAAatacctgcctccctcccccatcactgAACCTCCCAGCCTCCCCTATTTAAACCACACCCCCCCTTATTCTCTAGCCCCCCAACTTGTTCTATTCCTGTCTCAAATCCAATAGTTCACAGCTGAGCTGGCTTCTGTGGTGTGTGCTCgtttgggggaagggggaaggaaataTGGCCAAGGCCAGGGGCACACCTCTCCATCTGGTCagtttgtggggtggggactctgCCAGCAGATGGGAGGATACAGGGAAGCAGCACACAAGTCTAAGGGGGGGGTGCCCAAGGGGATTATTTTCAtcatatatttattacataaatatatagtaaaatagaCGAGCAACAATTACcataaaaatatctttctttaaaatcctGACCCAAAACACAACGGGGTGAAAAATCGCACATAACAGACATACTGATTGTCAACGTGGGGCAGGAGTAGGAGCCCCCCAAGTCACCCCTActggccccacccctccctggggaAGGGACCTACCTCCTTCCCTGTTTCTGGCcacaacccccctccccccaccccagcaccagcTTCTCATACATTCAGTAGCGCCTCCAGGGaagtgccccctcctcccacccaggaGTTCCCAGGGCAGGAATTACTGTCCCCCTTATGGACGGTGTCTATGTCACacgccctgccctctcccagccctgtaGACCCGCCACCAGGGGAAGGGGTAGgggctcctccacccccaccctccccaagtctgagcagggaggaggctggatgAGGTATGTGTGTTATGAGTGATGGGAGGGGGAATACTGAGATGGAGAGGCGGGTGGTGGGGCGGGGTAGTGGTCATGGCTCTGGCACCCCCTTGTCCTGGCCTGGCCCCCTCCTCCTattcccagcagcccctcctcccacccataCTGCACCTGCTGCCCCACTTTGCCTGCCCTAGTGCCCCGGGCCAATATTGGGGgaggcatgctaagcacccacgtCAAGGCCATCCCCCTCATTAGCACCAATGGCCCCCAGGAGAGGGCCCTGTCCCCCACTTCCAAAGCAGGGACTGGGACAGCTGCCTCTCTAGAGCAGGTGCGTGGCGCTCCTGagtcccccagctcctcccccaccACACGTAGTTGCTCACACATTCACACAGAGAAACGCACACATACACCCCACATCTCTGAGAGTGGGGGGGAAGGGTTGGGGGTTATGGGGAGAAGTGGGGGATCACAGCTCATATGATTGGGGTAGGGTAGGGGGGATTCCCAAGTGCCTGTCAGAGGCCAAGCCTCTTTGGGGCCTTTTCTCCACCATGTGCATGGCTgaaaatgggaatgggaatgggaatgtgGAGGGGGGATGAAGGGATGGGGGAGACAGCAGACAGGTCAGGAATTCCACTGGGGCCCCAGCGGGTGGGAGGGTACAAGAGGGCTTACCCATGGAACTGGAGTAATGGAGGAATCAGTacccaggagagagagaggatagagacagacacagacagcaCGGGCAGCCCACGAGCCcaagggggcagggcaggcacATGCACAGGTGATAGCGGATGCTCTCCCAGGCCCTCCACCCCGTTGGAACACCTGAACAGTGGCGGAAGGTCATGTCCTGATGGGCAGCATAGCATTGCcttcccgtgtgtgtgtgtgtgtgtgtgtgtgtgtgtgtgtgtgtgtgtgtgtgtgcgcgcgtgcactcacatgtgtgcatgtgtttaggGGGGCTGTGGCAGGCTGAGGGTCAGGGTGGGGTGGCAGGTCCCCCACTGCTTAAGACATTTTTGCCCCAATAGTGCAAAGCGCAGGAAGCcctggcacccctccccccgcccctgccccattCCCCATGGCTTCCGGGGGCATCTGTGTCCACCCATCCATCCCTGCCGACATGCAGCCCTGAGCCCAGGGCCCTCTGGtctgctctgtccctccccaccctcccctcgcCAACCCACAGAGGGctacctcctccctccctctctctcctgtgggggggtggggtgagcGACAgccaaagggaggaggaggaggagggcagctcACCCAAGTGCAGACCAACAGAGCACTCCTCAccaggagggtgggaggtggcTCAAGCCAAAGTCCCTGAATTagagaaaag
This is a stretch of genomic DNA from Camelus bactrianus isolate YW-2024 breed Bactrian camel chromosome 16, ASM4877302v1, whole genome shotgun sequence. It encodes these proteins:
- the NR1D1 gene encoding nuclear receptor subfamily 1 group D member 1, with the protein product MTTLDSNNNTGGVITYIGSSGSSPSRTSPESLYSDSSNGSFQSLNQGCPTYFPPSPTGSLTQDPARSFGSIPSSLGDDGSPSSSSSSSSSSSSSFYNGSPPGGLQVALEDSNRVSPSKSTGNITKLNGMVLLCKVCGDVASGFHYGVHACEGCKGFFRRSIQQNIQYKRCLKNENCSIVRINRNRCQQCRFKKCLSVGMSRDAVRFGRIPKREKQRMLAEMQSAMNLANNQLSSQCPLETSPTPHPTPGPLGPSPPPAPAPSPLVGFPQFPQQLTPPRSPSPEPTVEDVISQVARAHREIFTYAHDKLGSSPGNFNANHASGSPLATTPHHWESQGCPPAPNDNIMAAQRHNEALNGLRQAPSAYPPAWPPGPAHHSCHQPNSNGHRLCPTHVYPAPEGEAPANSLRQGNSKNVLLACPMNMYPHGRSGRTVQEIWEDFSMSFTPAVREVVEFAKHIPGFRDLSQHDQVTLLKAGTFEVLMVRFASLFNVKDQTVMFLSRTTYSLQELGAMGMGDLLNAMFDFSEKLNSLALTEEELGLFTAVVLVSADRSGMENSASVEQLQETLLRALRALVLKNRPLETSRFTKLLLKLPDLRTLNNMHSEKLLSFRVDAQ